In one window of Gossypium hirsutum isolate 1008001.06 chromosome A01, Gossypium_hirsutum_v2.1, whole genome shotgun sequence DNA:
- the LOC107916724 gene encoding probable signal peptidase complex subunit 1: MDWQGQKLAEQIMQVMLLVFAVVSFGAGYVLGSFQMMMLVYAGGVTLTTLITIPNWPFFNRHPLKWLDLSEAEKHPKPQVAVSSKKKSTKK, translated from the coding sequence ATGGATTGGCAAGGGCAAAAGCTAGCAGAGCAGATAATGCAGGTGATGCTATTGGTATTTGCAGTGGTTTCATTTGGTGCTGGTTATGTGTTGGGATCATTTCAGATGATGATGCTCGTATATGCCGGTGGTGTGACCCTCACCACTTTGATTACTATTCCAAATTGGCCTTTCTTCAACCGCCACCCACTCAAGTGGTTGGATCTAAGCGAGGCCGAGAAGCATCCCAAGCCACAAGTAGCTGTGAGTTCAAAGAAGAAATCCACCAAGAAGTAG